The Populus trichocarpa isolate Nisqually-1 chromosome 2, P.trichocarpa_v4.1, whole genome shotgun sequence genome has a window encoding:
- the LOC7472632 gene encoding amino acid transporter AVT6A, with the protein MSSNDIKYRRSPRISHLPQKHDDYEPLEVGFNGASFSGAVFNLSTTIVGAGIMALPSTVKQLGLIPGIIMILMGAALTETSIDMILRFGRASKTATYSGVVADSFGGFWRTLLQICIVINNLGMLIVYMIIIGDVLSGTWSDGVRHSGVMEEWFDEHWWTTRCSLLLFTTVFVFAPLISFKRVDSLRYTSALSVGLAVVFVAITAGVAVVKLIEGTIGMPRLMPEVVDQTSFWKLFTTVPIIVTAYICHHNVHPIENELKDHTHMKSIVRTSLTLCSSVYIATSFFGVLLFGDKTLDDVLANFDGDLGVPYSSLLDDVVRVSYGVHLMLVFPIVFFSLRLNLDELLFPFATPIAYDNRRFFLITLALMGFIFLGANFVPNIWDAFQFTGATAAIAVGFIFPAAIALRDMHGIATKNDRRASWVLILLAVSSSTAAICSDIYSIFTSDSGIKS; encoded by the exons ATGTCCTCAAACGACATAAAATACCGGAGGAGTCCACGCATATCACACCTCCCACAAAAACACGACGATTACGAGCCTCTCGAGGTCGGCTTCAATGGAGCATCCTTCTCCGGCGCCGTTTTTAACCTCTCAACAACGATTGTCGGTGCCGGAATCATGGCTTTGCCGTCCACGGTCAAGCAATTGGGGCTAATTCCAGGTATTATTATGATTCTAATGGGAGCTGCGTTAACAGAAACTTCAATTGATATGATATTGAGATTCGGCCGAGCTTCTAAAACCGCCACGTACTCTGGCGTTGTTGCCGATTCGTTTGGTGGTTTTTGGCGGACTCTCCTTCAGATCTGCATTGTTATTAATAATCTGGGCATGCTTATTGTGTACATGATTATTATTG GAGATGTGCTATCCGGGACGTGGTCAGATGGGGTGCGGCATTCTGGTGTTATGGAAGAATGGTTTGATGAACATTGGTGGACTACACGTTGCTCCTTGTTGCTGTTCACCACGGTCTTTGTTTTTGCTCCTCTCATCTCATTCAAGCGTGTTG ATTCATTAAGATACACATCAGCGTTGTCGGTGGGTTTGGCCGTTGTATTTGTTGCCATCACTGCAGGAGTGGCAGTTGTTAAACTAATTGAAGGAACCATTGGAATGCCACGTTTGATGCCTGAAGTAGTTGATCAGACATCATTTTGGAAACTTTTCACTACGGTACCTATTATAGTAACAGCTTATATCTGCCACCACAATG TTCACCCCATAGAGAATGAACTAAAAGACCACACCCACATGAAGTCAATAGTTCGGACATCCCTGACACTATGCTCGTCGGTCTATATTGCTACCAGTTTCTTTGGAGTTCTTCTTTTTGGTGATAAAACACTGGATGATGTCCTTGCCAATTTTGATGGCGATCTTGGTGTTCCATATAGCTCACTGCTTGATGATGTGGTCAGGGTCAGCTATGGTGTCCACCTGATGCTTGTCTTCCCTATTGTGTTCTTCTCCCTTCGCCTCAACCTGGATGAGCTTCTGTTCCCGTTTGCCACCCCCATTGCATATGACAATCGGAGATTCTTCTTAATAACTTTAGCTCTCATGGGATTTATCTTTCTGGGAGCCAATTTTGTGCCTAACATCTGGGATGCCTTCCAGTTCACTGGTGCGACAGCTGCCATCGCTGTTGGTTTTATTTTCCCAGCTGCCATTGCTCTGAG GGACATGCATGGAATTGCCACAAAGAATGACAGACGAGCATCGTGGGTGCTGATATTATTGGCTGTCTCATCAAGTACAGCAGCCATCTGTAGTGATATTTACAGCATTTTCACAAGTGACAGTGGAATTAAAAGCTGA